In Saccharomycodes ludwigii strain NBRC 1722 chromosome III, whole genome shotgun sequence, one DNA window encodes the following:
- the CEX1 gene encoding COPI-interacting protein CEX1 (similar to Saccharomyces cerevisiae YOR112W | CEX1 | Cytoplasmic EXport protein), with protein MNFLRNTFSSFPYYQEKTPIYSTGLWDVYAGSSKKDNNVKVCIFIYKNNDISTSTNTTDLIFKNAKQLRLPGLVKVLDVFPDSNIIVTEQVFKLHLNDDAEKTEDSIALGLYQLNKILQLLVENNLEITGLDLNNDIYYNKVGEWCIFALENIVPCNNDNRNNNTLQVFKTFILSNFPQFKKFLTNNTNINAKRLASSSLSILKSFQHQIKAQYKLIQLFDFLQNEFPFITDNQEQFSTLIQWAKILLPDVNGATILDATTPNLCHKFIMPFFNQYLLSNNNISQDSTNENKLLLLLLVTLSNIKHSDPAQAKTLVLTQLKCPNRQVRFLLLKFLPHYIAFFPKTSINKELYPLILTGLSDENLQIKVNTLKVFEAGDTNSLLSQLDLKIINNDFLRHLANLQNIRTNINKGNYKVKLMVLDILCNDILDKLIDYQGADKALLIVSTALIKTLNQPAESTRVKLHCLKLINKKLISNKGKNDISDEDNKINDWPIDILINKLLSGVAPIMMDGSPKVRKLASQVFKKICTELERKVEETIDSTDYTDEQLNEESSDENDICEINESLNVNEFVLVREMVANLGLDMNNSFYDNKNSNKIESSICKDLGDIKINNTSYNKLATPDESLWDQGDNDDDDDDNWNTEDDYNSVKTAKPRTKKVFTTKSISTKKDFKSVKGTSNNSPKIIDDDWGSAWDEFEDNDDNDLLEIDSKNTSSKVTSNKIPTSSTSKDNIGTKVSIQKPSWMDDDIASTQPKRSHGKTIKTNASRITTASKKINSQTAFKNMSIGNNSNKRSVAHKNNNQDDIDDWGDDW; from the coding sequence ATGAACTTTTTAAGAAATACCTTCAGCTCCTTTCCTTATTACCAAGAAAAAACACCTATATACTCCACAGGCTTATGGGATGTTTATGCAGGATCctcaaaaaaagataacaaTGTAAAAGTTtgcatatttatttataaaaataatgatatctCCACTAGTACCAACACCACTGATTTGATTTTCAAGAATGCTAAACAATTAAGATTACCTGGTTTAGTTAAAGTTTTGGATGTTTTCCCAGATTCTAACATTATCGTCACCGAACAAGTGTTTAAATTACATCTAAATGATGATGCCGAAAAAACCGAAGACTCCATAGCTTTAGGGCTATATCAactaaacaaaattttacaGTTGTTGGTTGAGAATAATTTAGAGATCACCGGATTGGACTTAAATAACGATATTTATTACAATAAAGTCGGAGAATGGTGTATTTTTGCTTTGGAAAATATCGTACCTTGTAACAATGACAATAGAAACAATAACACCCTTCAagtatttaaaacttttattttgtccAATTTCCCCCAATTTAAGAAGTTTCTTACCAACAACACCAACATTAATGCGAAAAGACTtgcatcttcttctttatccatattaaaaagttttcaaCATCAAATCAAAGCACAATATAAACTTATTCAactatttgattttttacaGAATGAATTCCCATTTATCACTGATAATCAAGAACAGTTTTCGACTTTGATCCAATGGgccaaaattttattgCCCGACGTTAATGGAGCAACCATATTGGATGCTACTACACCTAATCTGTGTCACAAATTTATCATGCCCTTTTTTAACCAATATTTACTttctaataacaatatttcACAAGATAGTACCAACGAAAATAAGTTACTTCTTTTATTGCTCGTAACATTGTCCAACATTAAACACAGTGATCCAGCACAAGCAAAAACATTAGTGTTGACACAACTCAAATGTCCTAATAGACAGGTTAGATTtctattattgaaatttttacCACATTATATAGCATTTTTCCCTAAAACTTCAATCAATAAAGAATTGTATCCTTTAATTCTAACTGGATTAAGTGACGAAAATTTACAAATCAAAGTGAACACCTTAAAAGTGTTTGAAGCTGGCGATACCAACTCTTTATTATCTCAACTTGACttgaaaattattaataatgatttcCTACGTCATTTAGctaatttacaaaatattagaactaatataaataagGGCAATTATAAGGTTAAGTTGATGGTGTTGGATATTTTGTGTAACGATATTTTGGATAAATTGATTGATTATCAAGGTGCGGACAAAGCTTTACTGATTGTTAGTACCGCACTAATTAAAACTTTGAATCAACCAGCCGAATCAACAAGGGTCAAATTACATTgtttgaaattaattaataaaaaactaatatCTAATAAGGGGAAAAACGATATTAGTGAcgaagataataaaattaatgattGGCCGATTGATATCttgattaataaattactaAGTGGCGTAGCTCCAATTATGATGGATGGAAGCCCTAAAGTTAGAAAATTAGCTAGCCaagtatttaaaaaaatatgtacTGAGTTGGAACGAAAGGTTGAAGAAACTATTGATTCCACTGATTATACCGACGAACAGTTAAATGAGGAATCAAGCGATGAAAACGATATCTGTGAAATAAATGAATCATTAAATGTTAATGAGTTTGTACTAGTTAGAGAAATGGTTGCGAATTTAGGCCTAGATATGAACAATTCTTtttatgataataaaaattctaataaaatagaatcTTCTATATGTAAGGATTTGGGtgatattaaaatcaataatacAAGCTATAACAAGTTAGCTACCCCTGATGAAAGTTTATGGGATCAAGGTgacaatgatgatgatgatgatgacaaTTGGAATACTGAAGATGATTATAATTCCGTTAAAACTGCCAAACCAcgaacaaaaaaagtttttactACTAAATCAATATCGACTAAAAAAGACTTTAAATCTGTAAAAGGAACATCAAATAACAgtccaaaaataatagacGATGATTGGGGTTCTGCATGGGATGAATTTGAAGACAATGATGACAACGATCTTTTAGAAATTGATAGTAAAAACACTTCTTCTAAGGTCACCTCTAATAAAATCCCCACGTCCTCAACTTCCAAGGATAATATCGGTACCAAGGTTTCAATACAGAAACCATCCTGGATGGATGATGATATTGCTTCCACACAACCCAAAAGAAGCCACGgaaaaactattaaaaCGAACGCTTCACGCATAACAACAGCCTCTAAAAAGATTAATTCGCAAACggcttttaaaaacatgTCGATCGGtaataacagtaacaaGCGTTCCGTAGctcataaaaataacaatcaGGACGATATTGACGATTGGGGTGATGATTGGTGA
- the CYB5 gene encoding Cyb5p (similar to Saccharomyces cerevisiae YNL111C | CYB5 | CYtochrome B) — protein sequence MSEPKTFTYKEIAEHNTADDLWIIINDKVYNCTKFIDEHPGGDEVIIDLAAKDATKDFADIGHSDDAIKFLKKLYVGDVDITSEKVETEVKAGTETDNQITKGNGRLALAIFIVVVSIVGYLLHKS from the coding sequence atgTCAGAACCTAAAACTTTCACTTATAAGGAAATTGCTGAGCATAACACTGCTGATGATTTATGGATTATAATTAATGATAAGGTCTATAACTGTACCAAATTTATTGACGAACATCCAGGTGGTGACGAAGTCATTATAGATTTGGCCGCTAAAGATGCCACCAAGGATTTCGCTGATATTGGTCATTCCGATGATGCTATTaagtttttgaaaaaattatatgtTGGTGATGTAGATATTACAAGTGAAAAAGTAGAAACTGAAGTTAAAGCCGGTACTGAGACTGATAATCAAATCACTAAGGGTAATGGTAGATTGGCTTTGGCCAtctttattgttgttgtttctATCGTTGGGTATTTATTACACAAGAGTTGA
- a CDS encoding uncharacterized protein (similar to Saccharomyces cerevisiae YNL110C | NOP15 | NucleOlar Protein) encodes MASEKIIKNNKKDQEEEPLIKGFETDDSTLTTSANVSKDNKHTIKKLDKKKQAEKKIVKKMIRLLHLPVLYMLAGYLMASMRMN; translated from the coding sequence ATGGCAtctgaaaaaataataaaaaataataaaaaagatcaaGAAGAAGAACCATTGATCAAAGGCTTCGAAACTGATGACAGTACTTTGACCACCTCTGCCAATGTCTCAAAAGACAATAAACATACTATTAAGAAactagataaaaaaaagcaagctgaaaaaaaaatagtaaagaAAATGATACGACTGCTACACCTTCCCGTATTATATATGTTGGCAGGTTACCTAATGGCTTCCATGAGGATGAATTAG